One genomic segment of Micromonospora sp. WMMC415 includes these proteins:
- a CDS encoding alpha/beta fold hydrolase, with product MPHTLDVPGAVLHYDVREAEATSEPILLMIGSPMAASGFASLAEHFGDRTVVTYDPRGIGRSERTDDGAESTPEQHADDLHRLIDALGRGPVDIFASSGGAVNALALVARHPEQVRTLVAHEPPAAQVLPDREEALAAVVHIRRTYDREGFGPAMAKFIAVVSHRGPLPAGFAERPAPSPADLGLPSEDDGTRGDPMFGQNIMTCTHYEPDFDALRAAPTRIVVGVGAASAGELAHRAGLAVAERLGTTAVTFPSHHAGFMSGEFGMQGDPDAFAVTLRQVLTAT from the coding sequence ATGCCGCACACCCTCGACGTGCCCGGCGCCGTCCTGCACTACGACGTCCGCGAGGCCGAGGCGACCAGCGAGCCGATCCTGTTGATGATCGGGTCACCGATGGCGGCCAGCGGCTTCGCCAGCCTGGCGGAGCACTTCGGCGACCGCACGGTGGTGACGTACGACCCGCGCGGGATCGGCCGGAGCGAGCGGACGGACGACGGCGCCGAGTCGACGCCCGAACAGCACGCCGACGACCTGCACCGGCTGATCGACGCGCTCGGCCGTGGACCGGTCGACATCTTCGCCAGCAGCGGCGGCGCGGTGAACGCGCTCGCGCTGGTGGCCCGGCACCCGGAGCAGGTGCGCACCCTGGTGGCACACGAGCCGCCCGCCGCCCAGGTGCTGCCCGACCGGGAGGAGGCGCTGGCGGCGGTCGTGCACATCCGCCGGACGTACGACCGGGAGGGCTTCGGCCCGGCGATGGCGAAGTTCATCGCGGTCGTCAGCCATCGGGGCCCGCTCCCGGCGGGGTTCGCCGAGCGGCCCGCGCCGTCCCCGGCCGACCTCGGACTGCCGAGTGAGGACGACGGCACCCGCGGCGACCCCATGTTCGGCCAGAACATCATGACCTGCACGCACTACGAGCCCGACTTCGACGCCCTGCGGGCGGCACCGACCCGCATCGTGGTGGGTGTCGGCGCCGCGTCCGCGGGCGAGCTGGCCCACCGGGCGGGGCTGGCCGTCGCCGAGCGGCTCGGCACCACGGCGGTCACCTTCCCCAGCCACCACGCCGGCTTCATGAGCGGCGAGTTCGGCATGCAGGGCGACCCGGACGCGTTCGCCGTCACCCTGCGCCAGGTCCTCACCGCCACCTGA
- a CDS encoding DUF1801 domain-containing protein: protein MATSKQPVTVPTDASVDEFLAAVPDERRRADALRLCGILRDITGEPPVMWGPSIVGFGSYRYTYGSGRTGDWPLVGFSPRRQQLVVYLVGGYEERYPALLTRLGPHKTGKGCLYLKRLDNVDEGALRELVERTVRVHKGVDRASHDRKGD, encoded by the coding sequence GTGGCCACATCGAAGCAGCCGGTGACCGTGCCGACCGACGCCAGTGTCGACGAGTTCCTCGCGGCGGTTCCCGACGAGCGCCGGCGGGCCGACGCGCTCCGCCTGTGCGGGATCCTGCGCGACATCACCGGTGAGCCGCCGGTGATGTGGGGGCCGAGCATCGTCGGCTTCGGGAGCTACCGCTACACCTACGGAAGCGGGCGCACGGGTGACTGGCCGCTGGTCGGCTTCTCGCCGCGCAGGCAGCAGCTCGTCGTCTACCTGGTCGGCGGCTACGAGGAGCGTTACCCGGCGCTGCTCACCCGGCTCGGTCCGCACAAGACCGGCAAGGGTTGCCTCTACCTCAAGCGGCTCGACAACGTCGACGAGGGCGCGCTACGTGAGCTCGTCGAGCGCACCGTACGCGTCCACAAGGGCGTCGACCGGGCGTCCCACGACAGGAAGGGCGACTGA
- a CDS encoding flavin reductase — protein MPRRPEHVPSRPTWRCVACGIAWPCSPAKLRLLGEYRHDRAALLIYLATLQVEAAEQLAALDHDVPPARLTERFTGWARARD, from the coding sequence ATGCCGCGCCGCCCCGAGCACGTGCCGTCCCGGCCGACCTGGCGGTGCGTCGCCTGCGGGATCGCCTGGCCGTGCTCGCCGGCGAAGCTACGGCTCCTCGGTGAGTACCGCCATGACCGGGCCGCCCTGCTGATCTACCTCGCCACCCTTCAGGTCGAGGCGGCCGAACAGCTCGCCGCGCTCGACCACGACGTCCCGCCGGCCCGCCTCACGGAACGCTTCACCGGCTGGGCCCGAGCCCGGGACTGA
- a CDS encoding DUF5753 domain-containing protein, producing the protein MNRLVMVAMTEAGETAESLAAQVGVDPKTAQRWVTHGRIPQTRHRAQVASILGKDVLELWPDALKRREPAWFRPWTDIEREATGLRWYEHAVLPGLLQTEAYARAVLASGPLNADAEVYVESRLRRQAAVLDRPRPPLTVCVIDEAALRRGPAEIMHPQLDHLVAMAERPNVMVHVVPFTAGLHPGQAGPFIIATTADGEEVGYLDDQAAGRITNDVAALWAVWDTVRSVALPRDQSIDFLRARTWLT; encoded by the coding sequence ATGAACCGGTTGGTGATGGTCGCCATGACGGAGGCAGGGGAGACGGCCGAGAGTCTGGCCGCACAGGTTGGAGTGGACCCGAAGACCGCACAGCGTTGGGTGACCCACGGACGGATCCCGCAGACCCGGCACCGCGCCCAGGTGGCATCGATCCTCGGGAAGGACGTCCTGGAGCTGTGGCCGGACGCGTTGAAGCGCCGCGAGCCGGCCTGGTTCCGGCCCTGGACAGACATCGAGCGCGAGGCCACCGGGCTGCGCTGGTACGAGCACGCCGTTCTACCAGGACTTCTCCAGACCGAGGCATATGCCCGAGCCGTTCTCGCCAGCGGTCCACTCAACGCCGATGCGGAGGTGTATGTCGAGTCCCGGCTCCGGAGGCAGGCTGCGGTGCTCGACCGTCCCCGGCCGCCGTTGACGGTGTGCGTGATCGATGAAGCGGCGTTGCGCCGGGGCCCCGCCGAGATCATGCACCCGCAGCTCGATCATCTCGTGGCGATGGCCGAGCGGCCGAACGTCATGGTGCACGTGGTGCCGTTCACGGCAGGGCTGCACCCGGGTCAGGCCGGCCCGTTCATCATCGCCACGACGGCGGACGGTGAAGAGGTCGGCTACCTCGATGACCAAGCGGCCGGGCGCATCACAAACGACGTTGCCGCCCTCTGGGCTGTCTGGGATACCGTGAGGTCCGTTGCACTTCCGCGAGACCAGTCCATCGACTTTCTGCGAGCACGAACATGGCTGACCTGA
- a CDS encoding DUF397 domain-containing protein, giving the protein MADLTRARWRTSTRSSSNGGACVEVADNLPGVVLVRDTKDRDGGTLAFTPAAWRAFVVQVAERA; this is encoded by the coding sequence ATGGCTGACCTGACCCGCGCGCGATGGCGTACCAGCACCCGTAGCAGTTCGAACGGCGGCGCGTGCGTCGAGGTCGCCGACAACCTGCCCGGCGTCGTTCTCGTGCGCGACACGAAGGACCGCGACGGCGGCACCCTGGCGTTCACGCCAGCCGCCTGGCGGGCCTTCGTCGTCCAGGTCGCCGAACGTGCCTGA
- a CDS encoding helix-turn-helix domain-containing protein: MSRATEETNRAMLRARDAMDRAYADPLDIPALAKIAYVSEAHFIRTFRATFGETPHRYLQRRRVERAMDLLLNTAQGVTDICYAVGFSSLGTFSRTFRQIVGESPTDFRKRRTAPAAPVPSCFTKAWTRPSSFG, translated from the coding sequence GTGAGCAGGGCCACCGAGGAGACCAACCGGGCGATGCTGCGCGCCCGCGACGCCATGGACCGGGCGTACGCGGACCCACTCGACATCCCCGCCCTCGCGAAGATCGCGTACGTCTCCGAGGCGCACTTCATCCGGACCTTCCGGGCGACGTTCGGCGAGACCCCGCACCGCTACCTGCAGCGCCGGCGGGTGGAGCGGGCCATGGACCTGCTCCTGAACACCGCGCAGGGCGTGACGGACATCTGCTACGCCGTCGGCTTCAGCAGCCTCGGCACGTTCAGCCGTACCTTTCGGCAGATCGTCGGCGAGTCGCCCACCGACTTCCGCAAGCGGCGGACGGCGCCGGCCGCGCCGGTGCCGAGCTGCTTCACCAAGGCCTGGACCCGGCCCAGCAGTTTTGGATAA
- a CDS encoding VOC family protein — protein MTMNAISRSQIYVLDQDEALDFYVGKLGLEVNTDQDLGFMRWLTVNVPGDPQREILLERPGPPNLDPATAEQVRELLTKGAAGGFLFMTTDDAHKTYEDLVAKGVDITDEPMERPYGIDFGIRDPFGNKIRIGQMFPRG, from the coding sequence ATGACGATGAACGCGATTTCCCGCTCCCAGATCTACGTCCTCGACCAGGACGAGGCGCTCGACTTCTACGTCGGCAAGCTCGGCCTGGAGGTCAACACCGACCAGGACCTCGGCTTCATGCGCTGGCTGACGGTCAACGTGCCCGGCGACCCGCAGCGCGAGATCCTGCTGGAGCGGCCCGGCCCACCGAACCTCGACCCGGCCACCGCCGAGCAGGTCCGCGAGCTGCTCACCAAGGGCGCGGCGGGTGGCTTCCTCTTCATGACCACCGACGACGCCCACAAGACGTACGAGGACCTGGTCGCCAAGGGCGTCGACATCACCGACGAGCCGATGGAGCGGCCGTACGGCATCGACTTCGGCATCCGCGACCCGTTCGGCAACAAGATCCGGATCGGTCAGATGTTTCCCCGGGGCTGA
- a CDS encoding SdrD B-like domain-containing protein yields the protein MHRRTINNRWARAAAATLAALVAVGVTPATPATAAPKRADLRVTVTAEPTEVPVEGGWTTMTVEVRNVGTGTANDVSLTISRPAGVLPGSGGENPSPPGWNCTYGEPVWTCSYGSLAAGEVTAPSLRLGVYVPPGGTDESVVVGAVATTTSKEEVLTNNSGSVTYRHVAPDLTVSMVAKPTSVIVGGQVTYWIEAHNSGAATDGVHVELPVPAGMRGVTGNGPYGWDCSLGTDTVTGVTSYGCAYSLGLATGATSEPLTITMAVEQLAPGDAPVATATVKSSSTTEENTANNEASATVTVVEPGILRGLVWTDHDRDGIREAGETGADWAVEGMTVLRQDPADGDPLEHPVTVSPDGTWQLPVKPGRYVVQAAVDPYYTRSFSPPNVGDDATDSDVVPLTDPGSYYLFAGSVVIDVAAGTETVVDVGVVTS from the coding sequence ATGCACCGGAGAACGATCAACAACCGCTGGGCCCGAGCGGCCGCAGCAACGCTGGCCGCCCTCGTCGCGGTCGGCGTCACGCCGGCCACCCCGGCGACCGCTGCGCCGAAGCGGGCCGACCTCAGGGTCACCGTGACCGCCGAGCCGACCGAGGTCCCCGTCGAGGGCGGCTGGACGACCATGACCGTCGAGGTCCGCAACGTCGGCACCGGCACGGCCAACGACGTGTCGCTCACCATCTCCCGTCCCGCCGGCGTCCTCCCCGGCAGCGGCGGGGAGAACCCGTCCCCGCCCGGCTGGAACTGCACCTATGGCGAACCGGTCTGGACCTGCTCGTACGGCTCACTGGCGGCCGGCGAGGTGACCGCGCCGTCGTTGCGGCTGGGCGTCTACGTCCCTCCGGGTGGCACCGACGAGTCGGTGGTGGTCGGTGCGGTGGCGACCACCACCAGCAAGGAGGAGGTGCTCACCAACAACAGCGGCTCCGTCACCTACCGGCACGTCGCGCCGGACCTGACCGTCAGCATGGTCGCCAAGCCGACTTCGGTGATCGTCGGCGGCCAGGTCACGTACTGGATCGAGGCCCACAACAGCGGGGCCGCCACCGACGGCGTCCATGTCGAGCTGCCCGTCCCGGCCGGCATGCGCGGCGTCACGGGCAACGGCCCGTACGGCTGGGACTGCTCCCTCGGCACGGACACCGTCACGGGCGTCACGTCGTACGGCTGCGCCTACTCGCTCGGCCTGGCCACGGGTGCCACCTCGGAGCCGCTGACCATCACGATGGCGGTCGAGCAGCTCGCCCCGGGCGACGCTCCGGTGGCGACGGCGACGGTCAAGTCCTCCTCGACGACCGAGGAGAACACGGCGAACAACGAGGCCAGCGCCACCGTCACGGTCGTCGAGCCCGGCATCCTGCGCGGCCTGGTCTGGACGGACCACGACCGGGACGGCATCCGCGAGGCCGGCGAGACCGGTGCCGACTGGGCGGTCGAGGGGATGACGGTCCTCCGGCAGGACCCAGCCGACGGCGATCCGCTCGAGCACCCGGTCACGGTGAGCCCGGACGGCACCTGGCAGCTCCCGGTGAAGCCCGGGCGGTACGTTGTCCAGGCCGCCGTCGATCCGTACTACACGCGCTCCTTCAGCCCGCCGAACGTGGGTGACGACGCGACGGACTCCGACGTCGTGCCCCTGACGGATCCGGGGAGCTACTACCTCTTCGCCGGGAGCGTCGTGATCGATGTGGCGGCAGGCACGGAGACCGTGGTCGACGTGGGCGTCGTGACGTCCTGA
- a CDS encoding histidine phosphatase family protein — protein MPSRLLFLTRHGEPDHPPSGESAASGLSVRGRRQASLLGERLREASLDAVHHGPLPRAAETGGLVAAALPGVPVHVTDLAGDHLPHDTDPAGLPPSYARFLDGFPPAERADGPRVTAAAVRRFARPPVEGDVRELVVTHAFLIAWLVREALDAPAPRWLGLNPQHCGLTAIRYVDGLPPRLVAFNDVAHLPPELRGTGLPPEYRV, from the coding sequence GTGCCGAGTCGACTGTTGTTCCTGACCCGGCACGGGGAGCCGGACCACCCACCGAGCGGAGAGTCGGCGGCCTCGGGGCTGTCCGTGCGGGGCCGGCGGCAGGCGTCGCTGCTCGGCGAGCGGCTGCGGGAGGCGTCCCTCGACGCCGTTCACCACGGCCCGCTGCCCCGGGCCGCCGAGACGGGCGGGCTGGTCGCCGCGGCCCTGCCCGGGGTGCCGGTGCACGTCACCGACCTCGCCGGGGACCACCTGCCGCACGACACCGACCCGGCCGGGCTGCCGCCGTCGTACGCCCGTTTCCTGGACGGCTTCCCGCCCGCCGAGCGGGCCGACGGGCCGCGGGTGACGGCGGCGGCCGTGCGGCGGTTCGCCCGGCCGCCGGTCGAGGGGGACGTCCGCGAACTGGTGGTCACCCACGCGTTCCTGATCGCCTGGCTGGTCCGGGAGGCCCTGGACGCCCCCGCCCCGCGCTGGCTCGGGCTGAACCCGCAGCACTGCGGGCTGACCGCCATCCGCTACGTCGACGGATTGCCGCCCCGGCTGGTCGCCTTCAACGACGTGGCGCACCTGCCGCCCGAGCTGCGGGGCACCGGGCTGCCGCCGGAATACCGGGTGTGA
- a CDS encoding ASCH domain-containing protein, with protein MSELPKAEFAFPGPLRDRLVAAILSGAKTTTTGLLIGYEHDGEPLPVAGGRSVVVDSADRPVAVIELTDVRVLRLGDVDLAHARDEGEGFETVADWRTGHEEFWHGAEFRDFLGDPDFTVDDDTLAVAERFRVVERL; from the coding sequence ATGTCCGAACTGCCCAAGGCCGAGTTCGCCTTCCCCGGCCCGCTGCGGGACCGGCTGGTCGCCGCGATCCTGTCCGGCGCGAAGACCACCACGACGGGGCTGCTGATCGGGTACGAGCACGACGGCGAGCCGCTGCCCGTGGCCGGTGGTCGCTCCGTCGTCGTTGACTCGGCCGACCGTCCGGTGGCGGTGATCGAACTGACCGACGTGCGGGTGCTGCGCCTCGGCGACGTCGACCTCGCGCACGCGCGGGACGAGGGCGAGGGGTTCGAGACGGTCGCCGACTGGCGGACCGGGCACGAGGAGTTCTGGCACGGCGCGGAGTTCCGTGACTTCCTCGGCGACCCGGACTTCACCGTCGACGATGACACCCTCGCGGTGGCCGAGCGGTTCCGGGTGGTCGAACGGCTCTGA